The Sphaerisporangium siamense genome includes the window GCTCCTTGATCAGGGCCTCCCGGGTGAACCCCGCGCGCTCCAGCACCCGCTGGGAGGCGGTGTTGTGCACGGCCGTGCCGGCCACCAGGCGGTGCAGCGGCGTGGCCGCGTACGCCCAGTCGGCCAGCAGGCGCACCGCCCGCGTCATGAACCCCCGGCCGCGGAACCGGTTGTGCAGGCCGTAGCCGATCATGCCCTGTGCCAGGGGCGGCACGATGTTCATGAGCTGGATGTGCCCCGCGAACGCGCCCGAGGCGGCGTCCCTGACGCTCAGCTCGGCCCGCTCGCCCGCCACCAGGTGGCGGTGTACCGGCAGCGGTGCTCGGTGTGCTCGCGCGGCGGGGGCTCGGGCGGCACGCTGTGAACGTAGGAGTCGGGCTCGGCGGCCATCTCCTGGTAGGCGTCCACGTCGTCCATGGTCAGCGGTGCCAGCCGCACGACGCCGTCGGTCAACTCGCCGCCGGGCAGATCCGGCAGGTAGGAGCGCTGCGGCTCGCCGGGGTCGCCGGCCAGCCGGGCGAAGGCCACCAGGTCGGCGTACCGGCCGTCCCTGAGCGGCGAGGCGTCCTTCAGGAGCCCCTCGTGCCGGAACCCCGCCGCCATCGCCACCCGCTGGCTCGCCGGGTTCTCCACCTCGGCGAAGATCGACACGCGGTGGAGGCCCTGGGCGAACGCCCACTCGGCCAGCGCCCGCACCGCCGCCGACGCCACGCCCCGCCCGCGCGCCCACGGGGCGACCAGGTAGCCGATCTCGGCGCCGCGGGAGTCCGGCGGCTTCAGCGAGCAGTCGCCGAGCCAGGCGCCGCTCGCCGCGTCGGCGATGGCGAACGAGGCGCCGCCGCCGCTCCAGAAGCCCGGCGCCGTCTCGGTGATGTGGGCCGGCGCGTCCTCCCGGGTGTACGGCGCGGGGATCCGGGGTCTGAACCGCACGATCAGGGGGTCGGCGCAGGCGCGGACGCGGGCCTCGGCGTCCTCGGGGACCGGCTCGCGGAGTACGATCGGCCCTGCGGGGATGGTGGCGCGGGGGAGCATGCCCCAGTGCTACCAGTACCGGGCGCGAAGGTCGAACGGCTTTCCCGCCGGTTCCGGTCCCCCTATCCGGGTTCGCCGGGCTTCACCGGCGGGCCGTGGTCGCATATAGCCTTACGGGCATGGGTTTTCGCAGGCACGGGCCGTTCCAGCCCGGCGATCAGGTTCAGCTCACCGATCCCAAGGACAAGCGGCATACGGTGACGCTGCGTGAGGGTGCTCAGTTCCACACGCACAAGGGTTCGATCCCTCATGACGACCTGATCGGCATGCCCGAGGGCTCGGTGGTCCGCTCCTCCGGCGGCACCTCCTACCTGGCCTTCCGTCACCTGCTGCAGGACTACACCGTCTCCATGCCGCGCGGCGCGGCCGTCATCTACCCCAAGGACTGCGGCCAGATCGTCGCCATGGCGGACGTCTTCCCCGGCGCCCGGGTGGTAGAGGCCGGCGTCGGGTCGGGCGCGCTCACCTGCTTCCTGCTCAGGGCGGTGGGCGAGTCCGGCAGCGTCACCTCCTACGAGCGCCGCCAGGACTTCGCCGACATCGCGCGCAAGAACGTCGAGAAGTTCTACGGCGGCCCCATGGAGCAGTGGCGGCTGGTGGTGGGCGATCTGGTGGCCTCGCTGGACGAGACCGACGTCGACCGCGTGATCCTGGACATGCTCGCCCCCTGGGAATGCGTGGACGCGGCGGCCAAGGCACTGACGCCCGGGGGCGTGATCTGCTGTTATGTGGCCACGACCACCCAGCTTTCGCGCACCGTCGAAACCCTGCGCGATCACGGAAGTTTCACCGAGCCGCATTCGTGGGAAACCTTGGTCCGCGACTGGCATGTCGAGGGGCTCGCGGTCCGGCCCGACCACCGCATGGTGGGGCACACGGGCTTTCTCATCACGGCTCGTCGCATGGCGGACGGCGTCACGCCCCCGCCGAGGCGCCGCCGCCCCGCCAAGGGCGCGTATGGGGAGGAGACGGCCATATGACCTCTGGCATCGGCGTGTGGCGATTCGGTAAACAATCATGGTTGGGGTCGGCGCTTGGGAACAGAACCGATTGAGTAGCTGCTTACTAGCAATGAGCCGCTAATAGGGCCCTAAACGCTGAACACTGGATGTAATGACACGAACACTCCCCGGCCAGGTTACGGATGCCCCCGAGATAGGTAGGGTCTTGAGTAGTCGCCCTCGACTGGGAAGGAGGTGACTGTGGCAGCTCGCGAGGACGCTGAGGCCAGAGCCGCCCAGCGCGAACGGGAGGTCGCCGACCTCACAACTCAGGTCTCCTTCCTCCAGGAGGAGATCACCGCGTTGCGCCGGAAGCTGGCCGAGTCCCCCCGGCAAGCCAGGGTCCTGGAGGAACGTCTCCATGAGGTGCAGGCCAATCTCGCGGCCGTCACCGGTCAGAACGAAAGGCTGGTGGCCACCCT containing:
- a CDS encoding GNAT family N-acetyltransferase, whose translation is MAGERAELSVRDAASGAFAGHIQLMNIVPPLAQGMIGYGLHNRFRGRGFMTRAVRLLADWAYAATPLHRLVAGTAVHNTASQRVLERAGFTREALIKELLPAPGGGRHDDVQWVRLRG
- a CDS encoding GNAT family N-acetyltransferase translates to MLPRATIPAGPIVLREPVPEDAEARVRACADPLIVRFRPRIPAPYTREDAPAHITETAPGFWSGGGASFAIADAASGAWLGDCSLKPPDSRGAEIGYLVAPWARGRGVASAAVRALAEWAFAQGLHRVSIFAEVENPASQRVAMAAGFRHEGLLKDASPLRDGRYADLVAFARLAGDPGEPQRSYLPDLPGGELTDGVVRLAPLTMDDVDAYQEMAAEPDSYVHSVPPEPPPREHTEHRCRYTATWWRASGPS
- a CDS encoding tRNA (adenine-N1)-methyltransferase; its protein translation is MGFRRHGPFQPGDQVQLTDPKDKRHTVTLREGAQFHTHKGSIPHDDLIGMPEGSVVRSSGGTSYLAFRHLLQDYTVSMPRGAAVIYPKDCGQIVAMADVFPGARVVEAGVGSGALTCFLLRAVGESGSVTSYERRQDFADIARKNVEKFYGGPMEQWRLVVGDLVASLDETDVDRVILDMLAPWECVDAAAKALTPGGVICCYVATTTQLSRTVETLRDHGSFTEPHSWETLVRDWHVEGLAVRPDHRMVGHTGFLITARRMADGVTPPPRRRRPAKGAYGEETAI